In Hyalangium minutum, a single window of DNA contains:
- a CDS encoding CocE/NonD family hydrolase, with the protein MSWLRAIAVSVVVSLCIAASPAFASSSFRIVDLTMRDGVTLKGNVFTPDTPGRYPAILFITSWALPSVEYFVQAQKFADAGYVVVSYTPRGFYTSGGFIETAGPKDIADLSQVIDWTLAQTPSDPARIGAAGVSYGAGMSLIGAAFDSRIRAVAALSCWTDLPYSLFSHQTRHLQSAGLLGLSAELTGKPSAELQQALSNFFANQNLDSVIAYAQVRSAATYLDRLNANRPAILLGNAYGDSFFGPNQLTGFFTQLAGPKRLELRPGDHAIPELTGILGLPNDAWTSTRRWFDQYLRGVNTGIATENPVQLQLRGQSTYESFPSWSAISTSTARYNLSEVHWWSNEGDLTAGSQAAWNKTLVAGDTVANGGVALLTNGAEAITGEPISAWIPAVDRLNGAVWQSDWLSSPQRVRGAPHLRLTVTPGSSGQTTVIAYLYDTDWAGTGSLITHVAVTLRNAVAGQPYAVDVDFPATAYDVPIGHRLSLVVDTADPLYADKAPAFSSVKLSSSSSSPSYVSLPLK; encoded by the coding sequence TTGTCCTGGTTACGTGCCATCGCTGTGTCTGTCGTTGTGTCCCTGTGCATTGCCGCCAGTCCCGCATTCGCGTCCTCGTCCTTCCGCATCGTCGACCTCACCATGCGAGATGGAGTGACGCTGAAGGGCAACGTCTTCACGCCCGACACTCCGGGGCGGTACCCGGCCATCCTCTTCATTACCAGCTGGGCGCTGCCCAGCGTGGAGTACTTCGTGCAGGCGCAGAAGTTCGCGGATGCAGGGTACGTGGTGGTCTCGTACACCCCGCGAGGCTTCTACACCTCGGGGGGCTTCATCGAGACGGCGGGCCCCAAGGACATCGCGGACCTGAGCCAGGTCATCGATTGGACGCTGGCCCAGACGCCCTCGGATCCAGCGCGCATCGGCGCGGCGGGTGTCTCCTATGGCGCGGGCATGTCGTTGATCGGCGCGGCCTTTGACTCGCGCATTCGCGCCGTCGCCGCGCTGAGCTGCTGGACGGATCTGCCGTACTCGTTGTTCTCGCACCAGACGCGCCACCTGCAGAGTGCCGGGCTGCTGGGGCTCTCGGCGGAGCTGACCGGGAAGCCCTCGGCGGAGCTACAGCAAGCCCTCTCGAACTTCTTCGCCAACCAGAACCTGGACAGCGTCATCGCCTACGCCCAGGTCCGCAGCGCCGCGACGTACCTGGATCGCCTCAACGCGAACCGTCCGGCCATCCTCCTGGGCAACGCCTACGGCGACAGCTTCTTCGGCCCCAATCAGCTCACGGGCTTCTTCACCCAGCTGGCGGGGCCGAAGCGGCTCGAGCTGCGCCCAGGGGACCATGCCATCCCCGAGCTGACCGGAATCCTCGGACTGCCCAATGACGCCTGGACGAGCACGCGCCGCTGGTTCGACCAGTACCTGCGCGGCGTGAACACGGGCATCGCCACGGAGAACCCGGTTCAGCTCCAGCTCCGGGGCCAGAGCACCTATGAGTCGTTCCCTTCGTGGAGCGCCATCTCGACGAGCACTGCGCGCTACAACCTGAGCGAGGTGCACTGGTGGAGCAACGAGGGCGACCTCACGGCGGGCTCGCAGGCGGCCTGGAACAAGACGCTCGTCGCGGGAGACACCGTGGCCAACGGCGGCGTCGCGCTGCTGACGAACGGCGCGGAGGCCATCACGGGGGAGCCGATCTCCGCGTGGATTCCGGCGGTGGACCGGCTGAACGGGGCCGTGTGGCAGTCGGACTGGCTGTCGAGCCCGCAGCGCGTGCGCGGCGCCCCGCACCTGCGCCTGACCGTGACGCCGGGCAGCTCCGGACAGACGACGGTCATCGCCTATCTCTACGACACGGACTGGGCCGGGACGGGGAGCCTCATCACGCACGTCGCCGTCACGCTCCGCAACGCCGTGGCCGGCCAGCCCTATGCTGTGGACGTGGACTTCCCGGCGACGGCCTATGACGTTCCCATCGGCCACCGCCTCTCGCTGGTCGTCGACACCGCCGATCCACTCTATGCGGACAAGGCGCCGGCCTTCTCCTCGGTGAAGCTCTCCTCGTCGTCGAGCAGCCCGTCCTATGTGTCGCTGCCCCTGAAGTGA
- a CDS encoding DUF6855 family protein, whose protein sequence is MAAKKPAAKKSSVKKAPATKAPAKKAPAKKAPAKKTPAKKPEAKKQAAGAGGLGTREQPWKLKTPPGTSEFEAFRDETLDPPALVVRVGKTELRYHLRSIEDLHAMLVRHGDWLSLGGADEQKPAAEGTVEAWGRSPKNPVGGWYGLKKGLRGRFGVYVPPVLEALGLAEVEHQPKNNRMRARAS, encoded by the coding sequence ATGGCAGCCAAGAAGCCCGCAGCGAAGAAGTCCTCGGTGAAGAAGGCCCCGGCCACCAAGGCTCCGGCGAAGAAGGCCCCGGCGAAGAAGGCTCCAGCGAAGAAGACTCCAGCAAAGAAGCCCGAAGCGAAGAAGCAGGCTGCGGGCGCCGGTGGCCTCGGGACGCGTGAGCAGCCCTGGAAGCTCAAGACTCCCCCTGGGACGTCGGAGTTCGAGGCCTTCCGCGACGAGACGCTGGACCCGCCCGCTCTCGTGGTGCGCGTGGGGAAAACCGAGCTGCGCTACCACCTCCGCAGCATCGAGGACCTGCACGCGATGCTCGTCCGCCATGGCGACTGGCTCTCGCTGGGGGGCGCGGACGAGCAGAAGCCCGCCGCCGAGGGGACCGTGGAGGCGTGGGGCCGCTCGCCGAAGAATCCCGTGGGTGGCTGGTATGGCCTCAAGAAGGGCCTCCGCGGCCGCTTCGGCGTGTACGTGCCCCCTGTGCTCGAGGCGCTCGGGCTCGCCGAGGTCGAGCACCAGCCCAAGAACAACCGGATGCGTGCGCGAGCCTCTTAG